GGGCGCTCTTCGTCAGGTGGTTGGCCGCGGCGCCTGCGGGCTCACCCCTCCTCACGGCATTTTTTGAGCCGGGCGGCAATCCGCCACTTTTTCATCAGGGCCGCGGTTTCCGGCGGCACCAGGTGGGTCCAGGGGCGGCCCTGGACCATCGCCTTGCGGATGGTCTTGGCGCTGATGCCTTTTTCTTCGGGTGAGACCTCCCGCAGCACATGGATCTTCAAGCCCAGCGACTGGAAGTAATCCCGTTTGCGCCGCCCCCAATCGTCATAGATGCTGAGGAAAAAGACGGCGTTCAGGGGAACGTAGAAAAGGTAGCGCTCGGGCAGATTGATGGGCAGGGGGACCACCGAAAGCGATTCGGCCGGGATCCCGCGGGCCTGCAGGACCGCCTGCAGCATGCGGTAGCGCTCGTAGTAGGTCAGGGGGTTGGCCAGCGGGTCGCTGCGCGCCGGGTCCGCCGACTCCGGGCGGGTCGCCCAGGGGTCGGGGTTGGTGATGCCCACCACCAGGTGGCGGCAGAGGGCTTTACCGGCCAGAAGATATCTCAGATGATCGTTGTGAAGCACCTGGAAGCGGCCGTGGATGACGCCCACCTCCCAGGGGCGGCGCTGGTTTTTCATGTGTCGTCGCCCTTTTTCAAGTCAACCCGGACCGGTGGGTTGCGGCTCGGCGGATTTCGCCTCACGGACCGGGATCCAGCCTGAAGGGCACCGAAAGACCGGGCCAGTATGGCTGGTCCACGGGGGAGTCCATCAGACCCTGCAGCTTGGCCCGGTCCAGGTGGTTTAAAATCAGATACATCAGCTCCCGGCCGCGCACCGGCCCCAGCGCCCCGCCGGCGGCGTTGATCTCGTCGAAGGCCTGCACCCTGTCGCGGCGAACCCCGGGACCGCAGAAGGTCAGCGGCACCGATTCCCCGGAGTGGATCAGGGGGCCTGAGCTGGGGGTCGCGTGGTCGGCGGTTGCGATGATTAGGACCTCCGGGTCTGCCAGCAGCGGGGCGATGGCCTGGCCGAGGCCACGGTCCAGGGATTCGAGGACACGCTTTTTGGCCAGCGGGTCTTTGGTGTGGGCTGCTTCATCGGGGGCTTTGGTATGCACGTGGACAAAGTCGTAGCGGCCCAAGGCCTGTTGGGCCAATCTCAGGCGCGCTGCCAGGTCGGCCCCGGGATCGGTGGAATCGACCACCGGGCGGAAGTCCAGACCGATGTAGGCTGCCAACCCTTGGTAGACGATGCCGGAGGCGATCAAAAGCCCGCGCAACCCGTTTTGTTCTCTAAACGGGGGCGCGTTTTTCAGCCGGCCGGCCCGTTGGGTCAGCATGCCGTTGATGGGCGGGGCGCCTGCGGCGGCGCGCAGGCGGTTGAGGGGCAGGGCCGCCAGGCGGCGGTAAAGGTACCCCAGGTATGCGCCGAGCGCCCGGGCGCTGCGCGCGGCAGCCGGGTCGTGGAAAGCGGCCTGCCATGGCCGGGGCGCCATGACGGGGCGGCCGTGGGTCACCGGATCGGTGTCGGTCACCCGGGGAGAGACGTCCCCGCGCAGGGTCAGGATGCCGCGTAACCCCTCGGTGCGGGTGAAGTCGACCCGCACTTCCGCTTCTTCCCAGGGCGTGACCTGGCCGAAAAGCTGGTCGGCTTCGGCATTGGTGAAGGGCGGTTTGCCGTCGGCCAGCAGAAGACGATCGCCCTCAGGTGTCAGGCTCGCCAGGTGGGCCAGGATCGCCACGGTTTGGTTGTCCAGGGAAATCCCGGCGCCCAATGCCTCCAGGGCGCCGCGGCCCGGAAAGTCCTCGGAGGCGTAGCCGAACATGGCGAAATGGGCGTTTTCGCTGGGCAGCGCCTGACCCAGGGCGGCGGGGTGGTAGAGACCGCTGCAGCCAAGGGCCGCCAGGCGGTCCAAGACCGGGGTGGCCGCCGCCTGGAGGGGGGTCTGGTGTCCCAGCCGCCGGTAGCTGCGATCCCCGGCACCGTCCAAAAGGATTAAAATACACTTTCTGGCCATGGGGCACCTCGGGGTCAATCAATCTCGGCAATCCTAAACCAAATCCCGACCCGCTGCAATTCTATCGATTCTGTCGATACAATCCAACGCAAGGATAGATATTAAAAATTTGCCTGGCGGTGTAGAAATGGTATTTTACCGGCATGTTAATCGATATGCACGTGCACACGACGGTCTCCCCCTGTAGCCGGCTGACCCTGGAGGACCTTCTGACCCACTCCCGGCGGCGGGGGCTGGATGGTGTCTGCATCACCGATCACGGGAGTATGGCGGCGGCGCACACCCTGCGGGAAGGCCGCCAGCCCGACGGGCTGTATGTTTTTTTCGGTCTCGAATATGCCACCCCGGAAGGCGATTTTCTGATCATCGGGCCATTTGACGAACTTGCGCCGCATCTCAGTGCGCGCCGGCTGTTGGATCGGGTGGCGGCCGCCGGTGGAGTGGCCATTGCCGCGCATCCCTTTCGCGGCGGCCGTCCCGTCAGAGAGGATCTGATACGCGAGGGGCGCTGCCGGATCGTGGAGAGTCTCAACGGCCGCAACAAGGCGGTCGAAAATCGGGCGGTCGACGGCTGGCGGCGGCGTTATGATTTCACGGAATGCGCCGGCAGCGACGCCCATTGCCTGGCCGAACTCGGCCGGGTGCGCACCCGCTTCCAGGAGCGCGTCGAAACCCGGGGGCAGCTCGTGCGGGCACTTCAAAGGGGGGTGTGTGCGCCGGAAACGCCCGATGCCATCCTGGCCCCAGCAGCTGCCGGAGACCCTCCGGCCCGGATAAACATCCTCCAGGCGGGGAAATCCGCCCCGCAGCCCATGTCCCTGAGTGAAAAATGAGGTGGAATGCCGGCAATTGGAGACAACCCGGTGAAATTTAAAAACATGGAGGTGAAAAGACCGTGATGAGCCCAAAAGGATTCTCTTTGTCGGTGATCGCCCTGGCGTTGCTGGTGTGCGCGGCACCTGTCTTGGCCGGAGATTTGGACCGCTTCACCAATCTCGAGGGAACCCTGGACATTGCCGGCGGCACGGCCCACATCCCGGTGATGAACGAGGCGGCCAAGCGGATCATGACCTTCAATCCGAAGGTCCGGATCACCGTGGCCGGCGGCGGGTCAGGTATCGGCGTGCAGAAGGTCGGCGAGGGGTTGGTGGATATCGGCAACACCGGGCGCGCCCTGTCCGAGGAGGAAGTGGCCAAGTTCGGCCTGCAGTCCTTTGATTTCGCGATCGACGGCGTGGCGCCCATCGTGCACCCGGAAAACCCCGTGACCGGCCTCACGGCCCAGCAGATCCGGGATATTTTTGCCGGGCGGATCACCCGCTGGAGCGAGGTGGGCGGCCCGGACGAGGCCATCCATGTCTACGGTCGCGAGGAGGCCAGCGGCACCCACGAGGTTTTTTGGGGCAAGATGCTGAAAAAGGAGCCGATCGTGGCCAGCGCGAACATCATTCAGTCCAACGGCGCCATGAAGGTGGCGGTTTCCCAGGATGCCAATGCCATCGGCTACATGAGCATCGGCCATATCGACGACACGGTGAAGCCCCTGGCGGTCGACGGGGTCACGCCCTCCCAGGAGACGGCGGTCGACAAAAGCTATCCCGTGGTTCGGCATTTGTTCATGAACACCAAGGGCGACCCCAAACCATTGGCGCGGGCGTTCATCGACTATATCCTGAGCGAGGAAGGCGCCGGCATCACCAGCGCCGCCGGCTACATTCCGGTGCGGTAGTTTCACCCTCCCCTCCCTGATTCCGATGTTTTTCGAAATTTGGATCCGACGCCTGCTGTGCGCCGCCGCGATGGTGTCCACCGCGGCGGCTTTGTGTATTTTGCTGGTCCTGATCACCCTGGTCCTGCCGCTTTTCGCCCACGGCGGCCTGGCTACGGTGCTCGCCTGGCAGTGGCTGCCGTTTGAGGGGAAGTTCGGCATCCTGCCCATGGTGGTCGGCTCGCTTTGGCTCTCCCTGGGCGCGCTGGCCGCAGCCACACCCCTGGCTGTCGGCCTCGCGTGCTTCGTTCAGGTCCTGGCCCCGGGCCGGGTCAAAAGCCTCTGTCTGGCCCTGGTGCACTACATGACCAGCATTCCCACGGTAATCTACGGGTTCGTCTCGATTTTTATGCTGGTTCCCCTGATGCGGCAGTGGTTTGAACGCGGCACGGGCTTTTCCCTGCTGACGGCCATGCTGGCGCTCACCCTGCTCATTCTGCCGACCATCGTGCTGGTCTTTCACGCCACGCTGCGCGAGGTGGACCGCACGGCCCGGGCCACCTGCGCCGCCCTGGGGTTTTCCAAACCCGCCTACATCCGGCATGTGCTGCTGCCGCTTTCCCGGCGCGGCCTGCTGGCCGCCGTAATCCTGGGGTTCGGGCGGGCCGTGGGGGACACGCTGATATCGTTGATGCTCGCCGGCAACGCCCCCATGGTCCCGGGCTCCCCTGCGGACGCCATCCGCACCCTGACCGCGCACATCGCCCTGGTCGTGGCCACGGACAGCCAGAGCACGTTTTACCACTCGGTCTTCGCCTCCGGTCTGATCCTGTTCCTGATCATGGTTCTCATCAACCTGGCCCTGCGCAGGCTGGGCAGGTCCTTTGCCCCATGACCGCCGCACAAAAACACAGTCTTGCGGACACGGCAACGACCGCTTTCTGCTGGAGTGCAGCCGCGCTTACGGGCGTGGCCGTTCTGGCGGTCATGGGCTTTCTGATCTTTCGCGGGGCAGGCACCCTGGGGCTTGAACTGTTCTTTGGGCAGACCCCCTGGAGGGACGCCTTGACCGGGGCCCGGCCGGTCTTCGACGGGCTCTGGTCGGCCCTGGCCGGGACCCTTATTCTGGTGGTCCTTTCCTGTTTGATGGCCGTTCCCGTGGGGATTGCCGGCGGGGTCTATCTATCCGTCTACGCCAGCCGGCGCTATCAAAGCATGACCGGGTTCGCCGTGGACCTGATGGCCGGCATCCCGTCGATTGTCATGGGCCTCTTCGGCTTCAGCATGATCGTGGTCCTGCGGCATGCGCTCTTTCCCCACGCCAAGACCTGCCTGCTGCTGGCGGCGGTATGTATCGCGCTGCTGATCCTGCCCTATTTGGTGCGCACCACCCAAAACGCCCTCTCCGGGCTGCCGGAGCACTTGCGCCTGCTGGGGCCAAGTCTGGGGTTCAGCACGTGGCAGAACACGCGCCACGTCCTGCTGCCCTCCGCCGGCCGGGGGATCCTCAGCGGCGTGATCCTGGCCATGGGACGGGCCGCCGAAGACACGGCCGTGATCCTGCTGACCGGCGTGGTGGCCCAGGCCTTTCTGCCCCGCAGCCTGTGGGACAAATTCGAGGCCCTGCCCTTTCGGATATACTATCTTGCCGCCGAACACCGCTCCGTGGCGGAACTGGACCAGGCCTTCGGCGCGGCCCTGGTCCTTTTGATGCTCACCGGCGCGCTGTTCTGCCTGGCCTTTCTGATTCAAAGAACCATGGAGCACCGCTGGAAAAAATAATGGCCCTGCCGGAACCCATCCTGGAAATGCGCGACCTGACGGTCCGCTTCGATGAAAAGATCGTTCTTGACCGGATCAATCTGCGCCTTGGCCCCGGCGAACTGGTCATGGTCGTGGGACCGTCCGGCTCCGGCAAGACGACCCTGCTGCGGGCCGTGAACCGCCTGAACGAAGAATATCCGGGGAGTGCGACGCACGGCCTGGTGCGGGTCCGGCTGGGGGGCCACTGGCTGGACTGCTATGCTGAAAATTTCCCCCTGACCGATCTGCGCCTGCGGGTGGGCATGGTCTTTCAAAACCCCAATGTCCTGCCTTTTTCGATTCAAAGAAATCTGACCCTGCCCTTGTGCGTCGCTTTAGGCATGAGCAAGGTTGAGGCGGCGCAGCGGGTCCAGCGCGCCCTTGAGGATGTCTGGTTGTGGGAGGAGGTCAAGGACCGTTTGCGCGACAGCGCCCTGACCCTTTCCGGCGGCCAGCAGCAACGCCTTTGCCTGGCCCGGGTGCTTGCCCTGGACCCCGCAATTCTGCTGCTGGACGAGCCCACGGCTTCCCTGGATTTCAAGGCCACCCGCAAGATCGAGGCGCTCTTTCAAAGCCTCAAGGAGCGCTACGCCATTCTGGCCGTGACCCACAGTCTGAGCCAGATGCGCCGTCTGGCGGACCGGGTCCTGATTCTGCGCGGGGGGCACCTGGTTTCGGAGCTTTCCCGCGCGGAATTCCAAAACCAGGCAAATTGTCTGGAGATCATGGAGGAGTTTTTCTGAAAAGAGGGCATCAAGCGGGTGAATTTCAGGATGCGGCCGGCGCGTGTCAGTTGAGGGCGCCGTCCTTCCAGTACTTGGTGCCCTTGACGGTGGCCTGCAACGCCAGGCCGCTTTCGGTCAGCTGATAGATCGTGATGTTGTCGAAGACCGCCTCCCCGCCCACGGCCGCCCCCATGTCGCTGGCCTTGGCCGCCGCGTCCGCGTGCCCGCCGAACTCCCAGCCGCTGTCGATGAATTGCTGCAGGGTGGCGCTGTCGTGAAAAATGAAGACGGTTCGAAAATCCTTCAGCCCGGCCCCCAGACCGATGCCGACCTCCCCCATTTTCATGTAGGTGTTTTTCCCGCTGCGGTTGTTGCGGACCACGCCGTAGCCGCCGCCGAAGCTGGCCAGGATGATGTTGATGTTGGCGTTGCTGAAAACGGCGTAGCCCGGGGCCTTGGCGATCTGGCCCCTGGCCTGGGGGCGGCAGGCGTAAAGGTCCGTCAGGGTCTTATTTTTCATCTCGAGGATGGCCTGCCGCTTGTCCTGGGGGGTGGTGCCCTTGGTGGTGGCGCAACCCGCGATCAAAGCGGCCGCCAGCAGGATGAGCCCCGCGAGTCGAATGCCATGCATGTGCGTTTCCCTCCGATGGCCGCCTGAACGGCGTCACATGGTTGCCGCAATGGGTGTACGGCCGGTATCAAAGGGGTAATCGGTAAGGGATGCGCAACTCTTTAGGATACCTACTGGGTTCAGGCCACAACGCTTGCGGGCGTCCAAATGCCACTGCCTTTGGACACAGTGCGGCCCCGGGAAACCTGCCGGTTGCATGGTTTGCGCAACTTTTACCGAGCCAGGTGCTCAGGGTACGTGCGTCCCTGGGATGTTTGGAGTTGGTAAATTCTTTTTTCCATGTTATCTTTTTCTTTAGTTTTGGCGTTTACGCCGGTAAAATTCCATGGCAAGGTGGCGCATGAAAACTTTCCAGAAAAAGGGCTTTATCTCAAGTCTCAGTCTTATGATTTTTTTGGCAGGGGGGTGTTTGCCGACGATGGTTTCCATCAGTACCCCTGAAATTCGGAACGTCGAAAATGATTACTTCAGCGCTCAATTGGAGCCGCTTTCCCAAGGTAAAAACTATTTTGACCGTTTTCGGCTCGCGGTCACCAACAAGACTTCCCAAGATCTGGAAATCGATTGGAATCAAACCCGTTATCTCTACCATGGACGCGATGGCGGTGTTTTCGTGTTTGAGGGAATAGCAGCCGAAGACATTAAAAACGAAACCATCCCGCCGGGCATCATTCCTGTGGGGCAGACCTTTACAAAGGAGATCGGCCCACTGGAGCTCGTGGCCCGGGGGCCCCTCGGCGGAAAGGGGGCTGATTCCGGGAAAATTACATTCGGTATCATTCCAAGCGGAGAAAACGGGATACTGTTGGTTATCAGGCAAAACGGCAAGACGCTCGAAGAGAAAATAATGGTTAAAATTTCGCAAAGGGAAGTCCCCAAGTAAAGATCCAAACCCATCGAAAAGCCGCCCACCCATACAAAACCAGACGGTCTTTTTTGGAATTAAGAGATCGCTCTTCCACCTGTCGCAGATCTCCAAATAACGCCATCAAAAGCATTTTACCCCGCCGTGGGGTGTTTGTCAGAAAGATACTCTGGCGGGAATCCCGGGGATAGGCCTGGCTTTACATCTCCCGGTTTTCTTTGTTCATTTTCTTGTGCGGACAAGAAAACGAACCAAAAGAAGCCGCCCGCGTCCCGGGCCCCTTCGGGCTGCCCTGCGCTTCTGGCAGCCGGCGGGCCCTGTGGAAGTCGCTGGCGCTCAGAAAGCCGGTTGCGGGGGGATTGGTTTTTGCCGCCGCCTCTACATCAGCCCCCTGGCGGCCGCATCGGCCCAGGTGATCAGCGGGGTGGGGTAAATGCCGGCCAGGACGGTCAGGGCCACCAGGAAATAGGCCAGGCCGCGGGTGAGGGGCGGCGCCAATAGTGCCGGCTGGGGGCCCTGGGGTTCCGTCAGGTAGGCCGCCCGCACCACCATCAGGTAGAAGTAGAGGGAGATGACGACGTTGATCATGGCGATCAGCACCAGGCTGACATGCCCCTGGGCGATGGCGGCCTTGAAGACCAGAAACTTGCCGGTGAAGCCGATGGTGGGGGGGATCCCCGCCAGGCTGAAGACCGCCATCATCAGGGCCAGGGCCAGGATCGGGGAGCGCCGGTGCAGTCCGGCCAGACCGGCGATCTCCATGTTGCGGCCGCCGCCGGCGGCCGCGACCAGCACCAGAAAGCAGGTGACCTTCATCACCAATAGCGCCAGGGCGTAGAAGATCGCGCCGCCGTAGCCGGCGGGGCTCATGCTGAGAATGCCGATCAGGACGTAGCCGGCCTGGGCAATGCTGGAATAGGCCATCAGGCGCTTGAAGTCCTTCTGGACGAGGGCGCTCAAGTTGCCCACGGTCATAGAGACGATCGCCAGGGCCACCAGGGCATCGGTCAGGAAGCTGCCGGCACCGCCGGTGAGGGCCGCCACGCGGATCAGGACGGCCACCGCGGCCACCTTGGAAACCGTTGCGATGTAGGCCGCCGCCTGGTGGGGGGCGCCCTGGTAGACATCCGGGGCCCAGAAGTGAAAGGGGAAAACGGCCAGTTTGAAGAAAAACCCGGCCAGGGCCAGCAGCACGCCGATGGCCACCATCGGCTGGTGCAGCATCCCGGGCAGGGCGGTCATCAGATCCGCCAGGTAGGCGGACTGGGCGGCGCCGTAGAGCAGCGCCAGGCCGAAGATCATCACCGCCGAGGCTGCCGCGCCGATCAGAAAATAGGTCAGGCCGGCGCGGACCCCCTGGCGCAGGTCGACCCGCAGGTAGACCAGGACGTAAAGCGAGTAGCTGGAGAGTTCCAGAGCCACGTAAAGCGGCAGCAAATGCACGCAGCTCACCAAGAGCATCAGGGCCAGGGTGCTGGCTGTCAGCAACAGGTAAAACTCGGGGTGGTGGCGCTCGGCGACGCCGGTCAGGTCGTTGCAGATGCAGACAATCAGGAAAAAGCCCATGGCCAGCAGGGTCTTGAAGGTCTGGGAGAAGAGGTCCACGCGGTAGGCGCCCAAAAACAGGTCCCCCCGCAGGGGTACGTACGCCAAGCAGATTCCTAGTCCAACGGCCCCCAGGACGACCGCCGTGAGGTAGTCCCGTTCGGGGTCGGGGCGCCCGCTCATGGAAATGCCCAGAAACACCAGGGCGGCGGTCAGGAAGAAGAGTTCGGGGCTCAAAAGGGTCCAGTTCATCAGGGCAATCCGTTGAAAAACGCGACCGTCGCGGTTTGGATCATGTTGACCATGAACGCCGGTAAAAGGCCGAAAAACACGATCACCGACACCAGGATGACCCGTGGTACGCCCAGCAGCGGCGGGATGTCCGGCAGGTGCGTCAGGCGCTGGTTGGGCGGGCCGTAGCAGGTCCGCTGGACCACCCGCAGGATGAAGAGCGCGCTGACCACCAGCGCGCCCACCGCCAGGCTGCCGTAGAGGGGATAGACCCGGAAGGCGGCGATAAAGACCATCAGCTCCGCCCAGAAGCTGGCCAGGCAGGGAACCCCGATGCCGGTCAGGGCGGCCACGATGAAAAACGCGGCCGCCACCGGCATGGTTCGGCTGAGGCCCCCCAGTTCGGCCACGGCCTTGGTGTGGGTGCGGTCGTAAATGTAGCCCACCGCCGAGAAGAAAAGGGCCGTCATGACGCCGTGGGCAAACATCTGAAAGACCGCCCCGTTCAGCCCGTCCACCGTCACGGTGGCCAGCCCCAGGCCGACGATGCCCATGTGGGAGACGCTGGAGTAGCCGATGACGTATTTGAGGTCGGTCTGGCGCAGGCCCACCAGGGCGCCGTAGACGATGCCGATGGTTGCCAGGAGAGCCATCAGCGGCGCCCAGTGCTGCCAGCCGGCGGGGCAGAGGAAGATGCCCACCCGCAGGACGCCGAAGGCCCCGATTTTCATCAGCACCCCGGCGTGGATCATGCTGACCCCGGTGGGGGCCGCCACGTGGCCCACCGGCGACCAGGTGTGAAACGGCCAGACCCCGGCCAGGATGCCGAACCCCAGGTAGAGCAGCAGGAAGGCGAATTTCTCCTGGTAGGGGGTGAAGGTCCCGGGCTGCATGAGCGCCGTGAGGTCAAAGGTGGAAAGGCCGGCCTGGACCACCAGGTAGAGGATCGCCGGCAGGATCAGGGCGCTGCCGGCCAGGAGGTAGAGGGTCAGCTTCATGGCCCCGTATTCTTTGCGGGTGCTGCCCCAGACGGCGATCAAAAGGTACATGGGAAAGAGCGACACGTCGTACCAGACGAAGATGAAAAAGAGATCCAGGCTCATGAAGAGGCCGAAAACGCCGGTCACCAGCAGGAAGGTCAGGGCGAAGAACTCCTTGACGCGCGTCTCCAGCTCCCACATGGTGAGAACCGCGGTGAAAAAGACGATGCCGGTCAAAAGCAGCATGGGCAGGTTGAAGCCGTCGGCGGCGTTGAACCAGGTGATTCCAAGGGAGGGCACCCAGGGGAATTTCTCGACGAACTGCAGCCCGCCGGCGGACTGGTCGTAGGCGATGAACAGGCCGGCCGATAGCACCAGGCAGAGCCCCGAGAAGACGGCGCTGATCCACTTGATCCGCCGGGTTTGGGCGGCGGGGGTGCAGAGGATTGCCAGCAGCCCCCCGATGCAGCACAGCAGCAGCAGGCTCAGGAAAGGGAAGCGGGCGTATGCCATGGGCGCCATCGTGCGGTCACCTCAAAGAAAGAAATAAAAGGCCAGCAGGGCCATGGTGACGAAGATCACCATCAGGCGGTACTGAATCATGCCGCTGTGGGCGCGTTCCAGCAGGCCGCCGGCCCGGGCCGCAGCCCGCGCCAGGCCGTCGATGCCGTCGTCGATCACCCGCCGGTCGTTCCAGGTGCAGAAGCCGGACAGCACCCGATATAGTACGCGGTCCAGCAGCTGACGGTAGAAGCGGTCCAGAAACCACCGCTGGCTGAAGAGAAGATAAAGCGGCGGGATCTTTTCCACGAAGCCCACCTGGCGGGAGCGCGGCAGTCCGAATTCCAGCCCGGCCAGCAGGAGGCCGGCCAGCGTCAGTCCGACGGCCCAGAAGAGCAGGGCCCGGCCGTGCCCCGCAGGGTCCGGCGTCAGGACCGGGGAGCCGCCGAGAAAGGCGGCCAGCGGCGTTTGCGCAAGGCCCAGCAGCACCGTGATCGCGGCCAGGGCCACCAGCGGCAGCGTCATCGCCCGCTTTCGGCGCGGGTCGTCGTGATCGCCGGACGGATGCGCTCCTGGCGCCGCCTCGGCCTCGGCCGGGGCGGGGGCTTTTGTTGACGGAAAGAGGATGATAAAGATCAGCCGAAAGCTGTAGTAGGCCGTCAGAAAGACCCCCAGCATGCCGGCCGCCAGCCACACCGCGGTGGGGCGCGCGGCGAGCGCGGCCAGGATCAGCTCCTTGCTGAAAAAGCCGGAAAGCGGCGGCAGCCCGGAAAGCGCTGCGGCCCCGATGATCATGCAGACCATGGCGGTCTTTGATCGGCGGCCGCCGGCGTGCGCGATGGTGAAGAGGTCGTTGCTGCCGCAGCGGTGGATCAGGACCCCGGCGCAGAGAAAGAGCAGGGCCTTGAAGCCCGCGTGGGTCACGAGGTGAAACACGCCGGCGAAGTAGCCGCCGGCGGCCAGGCCCATGATCATCAAACCCAGCTGGCTGATGGTGGAGTAGGCAAAGACCTGCTTGATGTCCCGGCTGACCATGGCCATTGTGGCGGCCATCAGCATGCTCAGGGTGCCCACGGTCAGACAGACCGTCATGGCCACCGGCGAGAGGCTGAAGAAGGGGAACAGGCGCGCGAAGAGAAACACCCCGGCGGCCACCATGGTGGCCGAGTGCAGCAGTGCGCTGACCGGGGTGGGGCCCTCCATGGCGTCCGGCAGCCAGGTGAGCAGCGGGAACTGGGCGCTTTTGCCGATCACGCCGCCGAAGATCAGCAGGCTGGAGAGGGTGGTCAGCTCCGGCGAAAGGCGCGCGGCGGTCTCGGGCGCGTTGAGCGCCAGGATGTCCAGATCCCCCAGCTGGGTCAGGATCACCAACAGCCCCAGCAGAAAGGCGACGTCCCCTAACCGGGTCATCACGAAGGCTTTTTTGCCCGCCTCACTGGCGCTCCATTTGTCGAACCAGAACCCGATCAGGAGATAGGAGGCCAACCCCACCAGCTCCCAGAAGACATAGAGCTGGAAGAGGGAGGGTGCCAGGGTCATGCTGGTCATGGCCCAGGCGAAAAGCGACATGAAGGCGTAATAGCGGGCAAACCCCGGGTCCCCGGCCATGTAGCCCAGTGAATAGACCTGGACCAGCAGACAGATGGATGCCACCACGGTGAGCATCAGCAAGCTCAGGGGATCGATCAGCAAGCCGAACGGCACCATGATCTCACCGGCCACCAGCCAGCGGCCGCTGAACTGCAGGGGCGTCGGCGCACCCCAATGGCGGACCAGCAGAAAGAGCGTCCCCAGCAGGCAGATGCCGACGGCCCCCAGCGACAGGCCGGCGGAGAGCCG
This region of Desulfobacteraceae bacterium genomic DNA includes:
- a CDS encoding NADH-quinone oxidoreductase subunit M; its protein translation is MAPMAYARFPFLSLLLLCCIGGLLAILCTPAAQTRRIKWISAVFSGLCLVLSAGLFIAYDQSAGGLQFVEKFPWVPSLGITWFNAADGFNLPMLLLTGIVFFTAVLTMWELETRVKEFFALTFLLVTGVFGLFMSLDLFFIFVWYDVSLFPMYLLIAVWGSTRKEYGAMKLTLYLLAGSALILPAILYLVVQAGLSTFDLTALMQPGTFTPYQEKFAFLLLYLGFGILAGVWPFHTWSPVGHVAAPTGVSMIHAGVLMKIGAFGVLRVGIFLCPAGWQHWAPLMALLATIGIVYGALVGLRQTDLKYVIGYSSVSHMGIVGLGLATVTVDGLNGAVFQMFAHGVMTALFFSAVGYIYDRTHTKAVAELGGLSRTMPVAAAFFIVAALTGIGVPCLASFWAELMVFIAAFRVYPLYGSLAVGALVVSALFILRVVQRTCYGPPNQRLTHLPDIPPLLGVPRVILVSVIVFFGLLPAFMVNMIQTATVAFFNGLP
- a CDS encoding NADH-quinone oxidoreductase subunit L, which produces MTHPLTLNPTVAAALMAVLAPLAAFATILVATRRRPRLSAGLSLGAVGICLLGTLFLLVRHWGAPTPLQFSGRWLVAGEIMVPFGLLIDPLSLLMLTVVASICLLVQVYSLGYMAGDPGFARYYAFMSLFAWAMTSMTLAPSLFQLYVFWELVGLASYLLIGFWFDKWSASEAGKKAFVMTRLGDVAFLLGLLVILTQLGDLDILALNAPETAARLSPELTTLSSLLIFGGVIGKSAQFPLLTWLPDAMEGPTPVSALLHSATMVAAGVFLFARLFPFFSLSPVAMTVCLTVGTLSMLMAATMAMVSRDIKQVFAYSTISQLGLMIMGLAAGGYFAGVFHLVTHAGFKALLFLCAGVLIHRCGSNDLFTIAHAGGRRSKTAMVCMIIGAAALSGLPPLSGFFSKELILAALAARPTAVWLAAGMLGVFLTAYYSFRLIFIILFPSTKAPAPAEAEAAPGAHPSGDHDDPRRKRAMTLPLVALAAITVLLGLAQTPLAAFLGGSPVLTPDPAGHGRALLFWAVGLTLAGLLLAGLEFGLPRSRQVGFVEKIPPLYLLFSQRWFLDRFYRQLLDRVLYRVLSGFCTWNDRRVIDDGIDGLARAAARAGGLLERAHSGMIQYRLMVIFVTMALLAFYFFL